A window of the Thunnus albacares chromosome 15, fThuAlb1.1, whole genome shotgun sequence genome harbors these coding sequences:
- the LOC122998251 gene encoding glucosamine-6-phosphate isomerase 2, whose protein sequence is MRLVILDDYELASEWAAKYIRNRIIQFKPSADRYFTLGLPTGSTPYGCYQKLIEYYKNGDISFKYVKTFNMDEYVGLPRAHPESYHSYMWNNFFKQIDIDPANAHILDGNAEDLEAECQAYEQKISEAGGIQLFVGGIGPDGHIAFNEPGSSLVSRTRVKTLAKDTIVANARFFGNDLSKVPTMALTVGVGTVMDAKEVMILITGAHKAFALYKAIEEGVNHMWTVSAFQQHPRTIFVCDEDATLELRVKTVKYFKGLMHVHNKLVDPVLSIKDQ, encoded by the exons ATGAGGCTGGTCATTCTGGACGACTATGAGTTGGCCAGTGAGTGGGCAGCAAAATACATCCGCAACAGAATCATCCAGTTCAAGCCCTCTGCTGACAGATACTTCACTCTGGGGCTTCCAACAG GGAGTACTCCATATGGCTGTTACCAGAAGTTAATTGAATACTACAAAAATGGAGATATTTCATTCAAGTATGTGAAAACCTTCAACATGGATGAATATGTAG GTCTACCTCGAGCGCACCCAGAGAGCTACCACTCCTACATGTGGAACAATTTCTTCAAGCAGATTGACATTGATCCAGCCAACGCTCACATCCTGGATGGAAATGCAGAGGACCTGGAAGCAGAGTGTCAAGCGTACGAGCAGAAGATCTCAGAGGCTGGAGGGATCCAGTTGTTCGTAGGAG gtatCGGCCCTGATGGTCACATAGCGTTCAATGAGCCAGGTTCCAGCCTTGTTTCCAGGACCAGAGTGAAGACCCTGGCTAAGGACACCATTGTAGCCAATGCTCGATTCTTTGGCAACGACCTCTCCAAGGTTCCTACCATGGCTCTGACTGTGGGAGTAGGAACTGTCATGGATGCCAAAGAG GTGATGATCCTGATCACTGGAGCACACAAAGCCTTTGCTCTGTATAAAGCCATAGAGGAGGGAGTGAACCACATGTGGACAGTATCAGCCTTCCAGCAGCACCCACGTACCATCTTTGTCTGCGACGAGGATGCTACCCTGGAGCTACGTgtcaaaactgtcaaatactTTAAAG GTTTAATGCACGTTCATAATAAACTGGTGGACCCAGTGCTCAGCATCAAGGACCAGTAA
- the LOC122998252 gene encoding cytochrome c oxidase subunit 8A, mitochondrial, protein MSGLLRTVASRAAPVLRGHTVTQRANVYTRPAKEKIGAVESVVGLGMFSLAILGPSGWILCHLEDYKKKE, encoded by the exons atgtcGGGTCTTCTGAGGACTGTCGCTAGCCGTGCTGCCCCTGTCCTGCGGGGACACACCGTCACTCAGCGGGCTAATGTCTACACTAGACCCGCCAAGGAGAAGATCGGGGCTGTT GAATCGGTCGTCGGATTGGGCATGTTTTCTCTAGCGATCCTGGGACCATCTGGATGGATCCTGTGCCACCTGGAGGACTACaagaagaaagaataa